The DNA sequence GGGCGTGCCAGGATACAGAATTTTACCGTTTCCTTTCCCCATAGCTACCTCAAGAAAGGTTAATAATGTCCTGATTTAGACTCAAACCCTCCTGTTGCAGTGCACGTTGAAGTGAAAAAATATAGCTTTCAGCCGTCAGCAATTAGCTTTAAGAAACTGCATTGACTGTATCACTTAAAAGCCTGACAATTCATTCTCTGGTGCATACTTAAAAAAAGCTGAAAGCTGACGGCCGAAAGCTGCGTCCTAAAGTTCGTTTCACATCTCACGTTTCACGTTTGCCAGTGCGGCTGTGCCACGCTGGGGATTAGCTAATTTTAAAAACTCGTTTCAGGATTCCAGAGTCCTCTTTGGTTTTGCTGACCTGTTGAATTATCGTATCGGTAAGTGTTTTGAATGCCTTTGCGGCTGGAGAGTCGGGATCAGATATCGAGATAGGTTTTCCGGTGTCCCCGCCGACTCTAACTTTAGTATCAAGGGGGATTTCGCCAAGAAATGGGATTTTGAACTTTCGGCTGGTCTTTTTGCCGCCGCCATGATCGAAAATTTCAGTACGTTCATCACAATGCGGACAGACGAAGTAACTCATATTTTCCACGATGCCAAGAATGGGAACTTCTACTTTCTTAAACATGTTGATGCCTTTCTTGGCATCGGCCATCGCAACGTCTTGCGGCGTACTTACCACAATTGCACCGGTGAGGGGTAATGATTGCGTAAGCGTAAGCACGGCGTCACCGGTTCCCGGGGGCAGGTCAATGACCAGATAATCTAATTCGCCCCAATCGACGTCTTGCAGAAATTGTTGAATCATTCGCCCGACCAACGGTCCTCGCCAGATGATAGCCGTGTCGCCTTGAGAGATGAATCCCAC is a window from the candidate division KSB1 bacterium genome containing:
- a CDS encoding Mrp/NBP35 family ATP-binding protein — translated: MADLTEKEVLAALQSVQDPQTGQDLVARNMVKNIQINNSTVVFTLEFKSDSHPDKESIQENARVAVKALSGIETVNVIPTVNDPLKVISSAPASPPPGMPPQQPMQPQPQKTMLNAKYTIAVASGKGGVGKTTVSVNLAVSLAKTGAKVGLLDADIYGPNIPIMMGVDDKLGTRNNKIAPLSRYGVEMVSVGFISQGDTAIIWRGPLVGRMIQQFLQDVDWGELDYLVIDLPPGTGDAVLTLTQSLPLTGAIVVSTPQDVAMADAKKGINMFKKVEVPILGIVENMSYFVCPHCDERTEIFDHGGGKKTSRKFKIPFLGEIPLDTKVRVGGDTGKPISISDPDSPAAKAFKTLTDTIIQQVSKTKEDSGILKRVFKIS